A stretch of the Arvicanthis niloticus isolate mArvNil1 chromosome 17, mArvNil1.pat.X, whole genome shotgun sequence genome encodes the following:
- the B3gnt7 gene encoding UDP-GlcNAc:betaGal beta-1,3-N-acetylglucosaminyltransferase 7, which yields MSLWKKTLYKSVCLALALLVAVTVFQRSVTPGQFLQDPLPPTLGPPKTGNLVNPNSFWKSPKDGAAPTPTVPRGPQVWDVITTNCSININLTHQPWFQSLEPHFRQFLAYRHCRYFPMLLNHPEKCDSDVYLLVVVKSVITQHDRREVIRQTWGHEWESAGGGRGAVRTLFLLGTASKQEERTHYQQLLAYEDRLYGDILQWDFLDSFFNLTLKEIHFLKWLDIYCPNVPFIFKGDDDVFVNPTNLLEFLSDRQPRENLFVGDVLKHARPIRKKDNKYYIPSVMYGKATYPPYAGGGGFLMSGSLARQLHHACDTLELFPIDDVFLGMCLELLGVKPTGHEGFKTFGISRVRGSRMNKEPCFYRSMLVVHKLLPAELLAMWDLVHSNLTCSLKFQVL from the coding sequence GAAGAAAACCCTCTACAAAAGTGTATGCCTGGCTCTGGCCCTCCTCGTGGCTGTCACCGTATTCCAGCGCAGTGTGACCCCTGGTCAATTCCTTCAAGATCCTCTACCACCCACACTGGGGCCACCCAAAACCGGAAATCTGGTCAACCCCAACAGCTTCTGGAAGAGTCCAAAGGATGGAGCAGCTCCCACCCCCACGGTTCCTCGGGGACCCCAGGTCTGGGATGTGATTACCACCAACTGCTCTATCAACATCAACCTGACCCATCAGCCCTGGTTCCAGAGTCTGGAGCCACACTTCCGACAGTTTCTGGCCTATCGGCATTGCCGCTATTTCCCCATGTTGCTGAACCACCCAGAGAAGTGTGACAGTGATGTCTATCTGCTGGTGGTTGTCAAGTCAGTCATTACACAGCATGACCGCCGAGAGGTCATTCGTCAAACCTGGGGCCATGAATGGGAGTCAGcaggtgggggcaggggtgcCGTTCGAACTCTCTTCCTGCTCGGTACAGCCTCCAAGCAAGAGGAGCGAACCCACTATCAACAGCTGCTGGCCTATGAGGACCGTCTCTATGGTGACATCCTACAATGGGACTTCCTTGACAGCTTCTTCAACCTGACCCTTAAGGAGATTCACTTCCTTAAGTGGCTTGACATTTATTGTCCCAACGTCCCCTTCATTTTCAAAGGTGATGACGATGTCTTTGTCAACCCCACCAACCTGCTCGAATTTCTGTCTGACCGGCAGCCCCGGGAAAACCTATTTGTAGGTGATGTTCTGAAACATGCTCGGCCCATCCGAAAAAAAGATAACAAATACTACATCCCCTCTGTCATGTATGGCAAGGCCACCTACCCGCCCTATGCTGGCGGCGGGGGGTTCCTCATGTCTGGCAGCCTAGCTCGGCAACTCCACCATGCCTGTGACACACTGGAACTCTTCCCTATTGATGACGTCTTCCTGGGCATGTGCTTGGAGTTGCTGGGAGTGAAGCCCACCGGCCACGAGGGCTTCAAGACCTTTGGCATCTCTCGGGTCCGAGGTAGCCGAATGAACAAGGAACCGTGCTTCTACCGGTCCATGCTTGTGGTACACAAGCTGCTACCTGCCGAGCTGCTGGCCATGTGGGATCTGGTGCATAGCAATCTTACCTGTTCTCTCAAGTTCCAGGTGCTCTAA